In Aphelocoma coerulescens isolate FSJ_1873_10779 chromosome 13, UR_Acoe_1.0, whole genome shotgun sequence, the following are encoded in one genomic region:
- the LOC138118370 gene encoding protocadherin beta-15-like has protein sequence MGICDKSQEISKALAGRAVEASGKGREEIPAERQVILFILCVCVCQSRAETLRYSLPEEMGRDSFVADIAKDLGVPLSQLAARKARVVSEGNEQLFLLNQNTGVLTAKESLDREEICPQSDTCTLVFKIFFENPLQLIRGEVEIRDVNDNSPVFPEKEMVLKILETASPGSRFPLESAQDKDVGINGLQNYSLGPNPHFSLAIGTGKDGVKYVELVLQRQLDHEEQGELNLLLTAIDGGSPPRSGTAQVRIVVVDANDNVPVFEREVYEVSLAENSPLEQLVVRVAAADPDEGSNGEVRYAFTQTSERSRQLFQLNPATGEIRVAGNLDFEETKTHKMVVKAMDGGGLSAHCKVQVEVLDVNDNAPEIALTSLTASIPEDAPPRTVVALFSVRDQDSGDNGRTECSIDGDLPFSVTPTFDNYYELRTNAALDRERTAEYNITITATDWGKTRLSSRESIFVQISDVNDNPPEFTQEVYTMSVTENNSPTLRIGSMKATDLDAGKNAHVNYALVQQEGKEQPEVSVNPENGDVYILRPLDYEKVRAFEVTVRAADGGSPPLSAQAVLRVVVRDENDNAPLLLHPAPDSSAAGELVPRWAPSGYLVAKVVAVDADAGQNAWLSYELAKATEPGLFRVGLHSGEVRTARAVTERDAARQRLIVLVRDRGQPPRSATATLAVALVDGFSEAHLRVTEEAPAADPDEPLTLYLIASLTCVSALFLATAVAAVVVKVRRARRSETETLPTFPTTATESNAGSLPRSYVYDVCFAAGTVNSEFRFLRPLFPCFPAGLPPGPGEQRSSVCSQDVANLGDEGDWTAQGSAPLSEDMGPRAADAVCPANRELELNASSHQNPWLAHQ, from the exons ATGGGGATCTGTGACAAGAGCCAGGAAATCTCTAAGGCACTGGCAGGACGAGCAGTAGAGGCAAG CgggaaggggagagaggagaTTCCTGCCGAG AGGCAAGTGATCCTGTTTATTCTGTGCGTTTGCGTGTGTCAGAGCAGGGCTGAAACCCTCCGCTACTCTCTGCCGGAGGAAATGGGGAGGGACTCCTTTGTCGCCGATATTGCCAAGGACCTGGGGGTTCCTCTGAGCCAGCTTGCAGCTCGCAAGGCCCGCGTTGTGTCCGAGGGGAACGAGCAGCTTTTCCTACTCAATCAAAACACCGGAGTCCTGACGGCAAAGGAATCGCTGGACCGAGAGGAGATCTGTCCGCAGAGCGATACCTGCACACTtgtctttaaaatattctttgaaaATCCATTGCAGCTTATCCGAGGGGAGGTGGAAATTCGTGACGTAAATGACAATTCGCCCGTGTTCCCGGAGAAggagatggttttaaaaattctaGAAACAGCATCGCCTGGGTCCCGTTTCCCCCTGGAGAGCGCCCAGGACAAGGACGTGGGCATTAACGGTTTGCAGAACTACAGCCTCGGGCCCAATCCTCATTTCTCCCTCGCTATTGGAACAGGAAAAGACGGAGTAAAATACGTGGAACTTGTCCTACAGCGGCAGCTTGATCATgaagagcagggagagctgaaTTTACTCCTCACCGCCATCGACGGGGGGTCCCCACCCAGGTCGGGCACGGCTCAGGTCCGGATCGTGGTGGTCGATGCCAATGACAACGTCCCTGTCTTCGAACGGGAGGTCTACGAGGTGAGCCTGGCTGAGAACAGCCCTCTGGAACAGCTGGTGGTCAGAGTCGCTGCTGCAGATCCCGATGAAGGGTCTAACGGGGAAGTGCGTTACGCGTTTACCCAGACATCGGAGCGATCCCGGCAACTCTTCCAGCTGAACCCGGCCACCGGTGAAATACGAGTCGCGGGCAACCTGGATTTTGAGGAAACGAAAACCCACAAGATGGTGGTGAAAGCCATGGACGGCGGGGGGCTGTCCGCGCATTGCAAAGTGCAGGTGGAGGTCCTGGACGTGAATGACAACGCCCCGGAGATAGCGCTCACCTCCCTCACCGCCTCCATTCCCGAGGACGCCCCGCCACGCACCGTGGTGGCTCTGTTCAGTGTGCGGGACCAGGACTCCGGGGACAACGGCAGAACGGAGTGTTCCATCGACGGCGACTTACCATTCAGTGTCACCCCCACTTTTGATAATTACTACGAACTGAGAACAAACGCGGCTCTGGACAGGGAGAGGACAGCGGAGTATAACATCACCATCACAGCCACGGACTGGGGCAAGACGCGGCTGAGCTCTCGGGAAAGCATCTTCGTGCAGATATCGGATGTGAACGACAATCCCCCAGAGTTCACCCAGGAGGTTTACACCATGTCGGTCACGGAGAACAACAGCCCCACGCTCCGGATCGGCAGCATGAAGGCCACGGACCTTGACGCAGGAAAAAACGCCCATGTGAACTACGCACTGGTGCAACAAGAGGGCAAAGAGCAGCCCGAAGTGTCAGTCAACCCTGAAAATGGGGATGTTTATATCCTCCGCCCGCTGGACTACGAGAAGGTGCGCGCCTTCGAGGTGACAGTGCGCGCAGCCGACGGCGGCTCCCCGCCGCTCAGCGCCCAGGCCGTGCTACGCGTAGTCGTGCGGGACGAGAACGATAACGCGCCCCTGCTGCTGCACCCGGCCCCCGACAGCAGCGCGGCCGGAGAGCTGGTGCCGCGCTGGGCGCCCTCCGGCTACCTGGTGGCCAAGGTGGTGGCGGTGGACGCGGACGCGGGGCAGAACGCGTGGCTGTCCTACGAGCTGGCCAAGGCGACGGAGCCGGGGCTGTTCCGCGTGGGGCTGCACAGCGGCGAGGTGCGCACGGCGCGGGCCGTGACAGAGAGGGACGCGGCCCGGCAGAGGCTCATCGTGCTGGTGCGGGACCGCGGGCAGCCGCCGCGCTCCGCCACTGCCACCCTCGCTGTCGCACTGGTGGACGGCTTCTCCGAAGCCCATTTACGGGTGACCGAGGAGGCACCGGCCGCCGACCCCGACGAGCCGCTTACTCTTTACCTTATCGCCTCCCTCACCTGCGTGTCGGCGCTGTTCCTCGCCACCGCGGTGGCCGCCGTGGTAGTGAAGGTGCGGCGGGCCAGGCGGAGCGAGACGGAAACCTTGCCCACGTTCCCGACGACGGCCACGGAGAGCAACGCGGGCTCCCTGCCCCGCAGCTACGTGTACGACGTCTGCTTCGCCGCCGGGACTGTCAACAGCGAGTTCCGCTTCCTCAGGCCCCTCTTCCCCTGCTTCCCCGCCGGGCTGCCCCCGGGCCCGGGCGAACAGCGGAGCTCGGTGTGCTCGCAGGATGTGGCCAACCTCGGGGATGAAGGCGACTGGACTGCACAG GGCAGTGCTCCCCTCTCTGAAGATATGGGGCCCAGAGCTGCAGATGCAGTTTGCCCTGCAAACAGGGAGCTGGAGCTAAATGCCAGTTCCCATCAAAACCCTTGGCTCGCCCATCAATAA
- the LOC138118371 gene encoding protocadherin beta-16-like gives MKLMKSEEPLPGRAVALILLLCVPGMRAEPARYSVPEEAEKGAFVANIAKDLGLTGEELLARQARLVPEGEKQYLQLNQHTGDLVVREQMDREELCGQSEPCLVRFEVLLESPLQSFRAEVRLTDINDHAPVFLNKEIVLKIPESTKPGTRFLLESAHDPDVGNNSLQHYSISSNEYFHVYTQRRSDGRRYAELVLDRALDREQQAEVAFSITAVDGGTPPRSGTALIRVVVLDINDNIPVFTQSLYKISVMENSSQDTIVVVVSASDLDSGTNGEIVYSIVQNSEENFETFKINPETGQIRLKKPLDYEETKMFEVDVQATDGGGLSTHCKVEVQVKDVNDNAPEVIITSFTSTLSEAAPLNTVVSLFNVRDRDSGDNGRTTCELTGEQPFRITLLAADAYALVTSETLDREQVEEYNVTVRARDEGSPALSVSKTLFVRLLDVNDNAPTFTQSIYTMVMSENEPAGRSLGRLSATDADAGENARVRYALVPPPTGTLAAASFVSVDAESGTVRSLRPLDYEKVRTFEVTVRAADGGSPPLSAQAVLRVVVRDENDNAPVLLHPAPDSSAAGELVPRWAPSGYLVAKVVAVDADAGQNAWLSYELAKATEPGLFRVGLHSGEVRTARAVTERDAARQRLIVLVRDRGQPPRSATATLAVALVDDFSDAFHQLGHDPASGEQPQVAEEEMLTTYLIASLCCISSLFLLSILVLTANMLCKARVRAELSPPSPSCYADGDFASDSVGGTGTLSPAYRYEMCLTRGSGSSEFRFLRPVLPSPHSNTEAGLEKDEEPLYHSQTACDREAQQGSAATPFSCQTGQ, from the coding sequence ATGAAGCTGATGAAGAGCGAGGAGCCGCTCCCGGGGCGAGCGGTGGCTCTGATCCTTCTCCTCTGCGTCCCGGGGATGAGAGCAGAACCCGCTCGGTACTCTGTGCCCGAAGAGGCGGAGAAAGGCGCTTTTGTGGCGAATATCGCTAAAGATTTGGGACTGACCGGTGAGGAATTATTGGCTCGTCAGGCTCGACTCGTTCCTGAAGGAGAAAAGCAGTATCTTCAGCTTAACCAGCACACCGGGGATTTGGTGGTGAGAGAGCAAATGGACCGGGAGGAGCTGTGTGGACAGAGCGAGCCCTGCTTGGTGCGTTTCGAGGTGCTGCTGGAGAGCCCACTGCAGTCCTTCCGAGCTGAGGTAAGACTCACCGACATAAATGATCATGCTCCTGTGTTCCTAAATAAagagatagttttaaagatCCCGGAATCTACAAAGCCTGGGACTCGATTTTTGCTGGAAAGTGCTCACGATCCAGATGTGGGGAACAATAGTCTTCAGCATTATAGTATCAGCTCGAACGAGTATTTCCATGTGTACACCCAGCGGCGGAGTGACGGCAGGAGGTACGCCGAGCTGGTGTTGGATCGAGCCCTGGACCGGGAGCAGCAGGCAGAAGTTGCTTTCAGCATCACGGCTGTGGATGGTGGGACTCCACCACGGTCTGGAACAGCCTTAATCCGCGTGGTAGTCCTGGATATAAATGACAACATCCCGGTATTTACCCAGAGTCTGTATAAAATATCTGTAATGGAAAATAGCTCACAGGATACCATAGTGGTGGTAGTGTCTGCTAGCGATTTAGACTCAGGCACAAACGGGGAAATAGTCTATTCCATAGTTCAAAATTCAGAGGAAAATTTCGAAACGTTCAAAATAAACCCAGAGACAGGTCAGATTCGACTCAAAAAGCCTTTGGATTATGAAGAAACAAAGATGTTTGAGGTAGATGTCCAGGCCACAGATGGAGGGGGCCTGTCCACGCATTGCAAGGTGGAGGTGCAGGTGAAGGACGTGAACGATAATGCCCCCGAGGTGATCATCACCTCGTTCACCAGCACCCTCTCCGAAGCCGCCCCGTTGAACACCGTGGTGTCCCTCTTCAATGTGCGGGACCGAGATTCGGGGGACAATGGCAGGACGACCTGCGAGCTGACAGGGGAGCAACCCTTCAGGATCACGCTGCTGGCAGCCGACGCGTACGCGCTGGTGACATCAGAGACACTGGACCGGGAGCAGGTGGAGGAATACAACGTGACAGTGCGAGCCCGCGACGAGGGCTCCCCCGCCCTCTCGGTGTCCAAGACCCTGTTCGTTCGGCTCTTGGATGTGAACGACAACGCACCCACCTTCACCCAGTCCATTTACACCATGGTGATGAGCGAAAACGAGCCCGCGGGGAGGAGCCTGGGCCGCCTCAGTGCAACGGACGCCGACGCGGGAGAAAACGCCCGCGTGAGATACGCGCTAGTGCCGCCACCAACAGGCACCCTCGCCGCGGCATCATTTGTGTCAGTGGACGCGGAGAGTGGAACCGTCCGGAGTTTGCGCCCGCTGGACTACGAGAAGGTGCGCACCTTCGAGGTGACAGTGCGCGCAGCCGACGGCGGCTCCCCGCCGCTCAGCGCCCAGGCCGTGCTACGCGTAGTCGTGCGGGACGAGAACGATAACGCGCCCGTGCTGCTGCACCCGGCCCCCGACAGCAGCGCGGCCGGAGAGCTGGTGCCGCGCTGGGCGCCCTCCGGCTACCTGGTGGCCAAGGTGGTGGCGGTGGACGCGGACGCGGGGCAGAACGCGTGGCTGTCCTACGAGCTGGCCAAGGCGACGGAGCCGGGGCTGTTCCGCGTGGGGCTGCACAGCGGCGAGGTGCGCACGGCGCGGGCCGTGACAGAGCGGGACGCGGCCCGGCAGAGGCTCATCGTGCTGGTGCGGGACCGCGGGCAGCCGCCGCGCTCCGCCACTGCCACCCTCGCCGTGGCACTGGTGGATGATTTCTCCGATGCCTTCCACCAGCTTGGCCACGATCCTGCAAGCGGAGAGCAGCCGCAGGTGGCCGAGGAGGAAATGCTCACCACTTACCTCATCGCCTCCCTGTGCTGCATCTCGtccctttttctcttgtccATCCTCGTCTTGACGGCGAACATGCTCTGCAAAGCTCGTGTCCGGGCAGaactttctcctccctcccccagtTGCTACGCAGACGGAGACTTCGCCAGCGACAGCGTGGGCGGCACGGGCACTCTGTCGCCGGCTTACCGCTACGAAATGTGTCTGACCCGGGGCTCGGGAAGTAGCGAATTCCGGTTCCTGAGGCCCGTCCTGCCCAGCCCGCATAGCAATACTGAGGCGGGGCTGGAGAAGGACGAGGAGCCGCTATACCACTCGCAGACCGCCTGCGACAGGGAAGCCCAACAGGGGAGCGCAGCCACTCCTTTCAGCTGCCAGACTGGCCAGTAG
- the LOC138118055 gene encoding protocadherin beta-15-like produces MAIARQVLCLCAFLSLPHARAEPIRYSVAEEAESGSLVGNLAEDAGLTPEQLSARRARLLSEDGRQHFRLDRASGRLVVAGRLDREELCGHSGTCMLPFELLLANPLQFFRVEVALEDINDHSPVFPEERVTFRIPETSDPGSRFPLEGAEDLDIGSNNIQEYSISPENEYFSVSYGTRNNGDKYIELVLEKPLDREEQAEMGFSLIAVDGGSPPRSGTIEISIVILDANDNAPIFTQERYVGQVLENMPEGSVVLSVLATDHDAGVNGDISYQLSPALGQSDSAFVIDPITGEIKLTKPLDFEDSEHHELRVRATDGGGLSAICKVLVEVVDVNDNAPELVVSSFSSPLPENTAPGTVVALFTVRDRDSGANGKISCALEDQLFFSLRPAYKNYYEVVTVSALDREETAQYILTVTAADAGSPPLTTTQTFTVDISDVNDNAPVFNQTSYTMYVRENNVPTVFVGAVSAADADVGLNAKVTYSLAPVQPAERPSCSCISVNSENGHVFVLRPLDYEQLRQTEVTVSASDAGSPPLRANVTLRLVVLDENDNAPLVLYPAQDSSPPSSELVPVSAEAGYLVTKVVAVDADSGQNSWLSYHLLRASDPGLFRVSAQSGEVRLRRPVTERDTVKQKLVVLVRDNGKPPLSATAALSALLLKDFSDVRLPHSSSAATEDEGGSLTIYLIISLVFVSLLFLISTAVFVARKVCKRQELKAGHVLYGADNLQSGLADAAAAGTLPHAYCYEISLTTGSGNSEFKFLKPILPSLPPQHSAVGQGPDDEQDFPCVPVSTEDMAPDNPGTLSTGHFNTLSFN; encoded by the coding sequence atGGCGATCGCAAGGCAAGTGCTTTGTCTGTGTGCTTTCCTGTCGCTGCCGCACGCTCGCGCCGAGCCCATCCGCTACTCCGTAGCCGAGGAGGCGGAAAGCGGCTCCCTGGTTGGCAACCTGGCGGAGGACGCGGGGCTCACGCCGGAGCAGCTCTCGGCTCGCCGCGCCCGCCTGCTCTCGGAGGACGGCCGGCAGCATTTTCGCTTAGACCGCGCCTCCGGCCGCCTCGTCGTGGCGGGGAGGCTGGACCGGGAGGAGCTGTGCGGCCACTCCGGCACCTGCATGCTCCCCTTCGAGCTGCTGCTCGCCAACCCCCTGCAGTTCTTTCGGGTCGAGGTGGCTCTGGAGGACATCAATGACCATTCACCCGTTTTCCCCGAGGAACGAGTTACTTTTAGGATCCCCGAAACAAGTGACCCGGGCTCTCGTTTCCCTCTGGAGGGGGCTGAGGACCTTGATATTGGCAGCAATAATATCCAGGAGTACAGCATCTCTCCCGAGAACGAGTACTTTAGTGTCTCTTATGGGACTCGGAATAATGGCGATAAATATATTGAACTTGTTTTGGAAAAGCCCCTAGACAGAGAGGAGCAGGCAGAGATGGGTTTCAGTCTCATTGCTGTGGATGGTGGCTCTCCCCCTAGAAGTGGGACCATCGAGATTTCTATTGTCATTCTAGATGCAAATGACAATGCTCCCATCTTCACACAAGAGCGTTACGTAGGGCAGGTATTAGAGAACATGCCAGAAGGCTCTGTGGTTCTGAGTGTGCTGGCAACTGATCACGATGCTGGAGTTAATGGGGACATTTCCTACCAACTCAGCCCGGCATTGGGCCAGAGCGACTCAGCATTTGTGATTGATCCCATAACTGGTGAAATTAAACTCACAAAACCTCTGGACTTCGAGGATTCAGAGCATCATGAACTCCGTGTGAGAGCCACAGATGGAGGGGGGCTCTCAGCAATCTGCAAAGTGTTGGTGGAGGTGGTGGATGTGAATGACAATGCCCCGGAGCTGGTGGTCAGTTCCTTCAGCAGTCCCCTCCCCGAGAACACAGCGCCCGGCACGGTGGTTGCCCTCTTTACGGTCAGGGACCGGGATTCTGGTGCCAACGGGAAGATCTCCTGTGCCCTCGAGGATCAGCTCTTCTTCTCCCTGCGGCCAGCCTATAAGAATTACTATGAGGTGGTGACAGTGAGCGCGCTGGACCGCGAGGAGACGGCTCAGTACATCCTGACTGTCACAGCCGCAGATGCGGGGTCACCTCCTCTCACTACCACCCAGACCTTCACCGTGGACATCTCGGATGTCAATGACAATGCCCCTGTGTTCAACCAGACGTCATACACCATGTATGTGCGTGAGAACAACGTCCCTACGGTGTTTGTTGGAGCCGTCAGTGCTGCAGATGCTGACGTGGGGCTCAATGCCAAGGTGACCTATTCCCTGGCCCCAGTGCAACCGGCAGAGCGGCCTTCCTGCTCCTGCATCTCTGTGAACTCCGAGAACGGACACGTCTTTGTGCTGCGGCCCCTGGACTACGAGCAGTTGAGGCAGACCGAGGTCACAGTCAGTGCCTCTGACGCGGGGTCCCCTCCCCTCAGAGCCAACGTCACCCTCCGCCTTGTGGTGCTGGACGAGAATGACAATGCCCCGCTCGTGCtctacccagcccaggacagcagccCACCGTCCAGTGAGCTGGTGCCCGTGTCGGCTGAGGCGGGCTACCTCGTCACCAAAGTGGTGGCCGTCGATGCCGACTCGGGACAGAACTCGTGGCTCTCGTACCACCTGCTGAGGGCCAGCGACCCCGGGCTGTTTAGGGTGAGTGCCCAAAGCGGGGAGGTGCGTCTGAGGAGGCCGGTGACAGAGAGAGACACCGTGAAGCAGAAGCTCGTTGTCCTGGTGAGAGACAACGGGAAGCCCCCACTGTCAGCCACCGCAGCTCTGAGCGCACTCCTGCTCAAGGACTTCTCAGACGTGCGCCTCCCGCACAGCAGCAGCGCCGCCACAGAGGATGAGGGCGGCTCCCTGACCATCTATTTAATCATTTCCTTGGTCTTTGTCtcactcctcttcctcatctccACCGCCGTCTTTGTCGCTCGCAAGGTGTGCAAGAGGCAGGAGCTGAAGGCTGGCCATGTGCTTTATGGTGCCGACAACTTGCAGAGCGGCCTGGCCGATGCAGCCGCTGCAGGGACCCTGCCCCACGCCTACTGCTACGAGATCAGCCTCACAACGGGCTCGGGCAACAGCGAGTTCAAATTCCTCAAGCCCATCCTCCCCAGCCTGCCTCCACAGCACAGCGCCGTGGGCCAGGGCCCTGATGATGAACAGGATttcccctgtgtccctgtgagcACAGAGGACATGGCACCAGACAATCCTGGGACTCTCTCTACAGGACACTTCAACACCCTTTCCTTTAACTAG
- the LOC138118108 gene encoding protocadherin beta-15-like, producing the protein MAIARQVLCLCAFLSLPHARAEPIRYSVAEEAESGSLVGNLAEDAGLTPEQLSARRARLLSEDGRQHFRLDRASGRLVVAGRLDREELCGHSGTCMLPFELLLANPLQFFRVEVALEDINDHSPVFPEERITFKILETSEPGSRFPLEAAQDLDIGSNTVQAYSIFPDNRYFSVSYGSHSENDKSVELILEKSLDREEEAEMSFNLIAVDRGSPPRSGTTEVHIIVVDVNDNSPVFTQKIYVGQVLENTPEGSVVLRVVATDRDIGVNGDISYQFSQAVSQTDNSFTIDSTTGEIKLTKPLDFEAAETHELSVRARDGGGLSAICKVLVEVVDVNDNASELVVSSFSSPLPENTAPGTVVALFTVRDRDSGANGKISCALEDQLFFSLRPAYKNYYEVVTVSALDREETAQYILTVTAADTGSPPLTTTQTFTVDISDVNDNAPVFNQTSYTMYVRENNVPTVFVGAVSAADADVGLNAKVTYSLAPVQPAERPSCSCISVNSENGHVFVLRPLDYEQLRQTEVTVSASDAGSPPLRANVTLRLVVLDENDNAPLVLYPAQDSSPPSSELVPVSAEAGYLVTKVVAVDADSGQNSWLSYHLLRASDPGLFRVSAQSGEVRLRRPVTERDTVKQKLVVLVRDNGKPPLSATAALSALLLKDFSDVRLPHSSSAATEDEGGSLTTYLIISLVFVSLLFLISTAVFVARKVCKRQELKAGHVLYGADNLQSGLADAAAAGTLPHAYCYEISLTTGSGNSEFKFLKPILPSLPPQHSAVGQGPDDEQDFPCVPVSTEDMAPDNPGTLSAGHFNTLSFN; encoded by the coding sequence atGGCGATCGCAAGGCAAGTGCTTTGTCTGTGTGCTTTCCTGTCGCTGCCGCACGCTCGCGCCGAGCCCATCCGCTACTCCGTAGCCGAGGAGGCGGAAAGCGGCTCCCTGGTTGGCAACCTGGCGGAGGACGCGGGGCTCACGCCGGAGCAGCTCTCGGCTCGCCGCGCCCGCCTGCTCTCGGAGGACGGCCGGCAGCATTTTCGCTTAGACCGCGCCTCCGGCCGCCTCGTCGTGGCGGGGAGGCTGGACCGGGAGGAGCTGTGCGGCCACTCCGGCACCTGCATGCTCCCCTTCGAGCTGCTGCTCGCCAACCCCCTGCAGTTCTTTCGGGTCGAGGTGGCTCTGGAGGACATCAATGACCATTCACCAGTCTTTCCCGAGGAACGAATTACTTTTAAGATTCTGGAGACGAGTGAGCCAGGCTCTCGTTTCCCTCTGGAGGCGGCTCAGGACCTTGATATTGGCAGCAACACAGTCCAGGCATACAGCATCTTTCCTGACAACAGGTACTTTAGTGTCTCCTATGGCAGCCACAGCGAGAATGACAAAAGTGTGGAGCTTATTTTGGAAAAGTCACTAGAcagagaggaggaggcagagatgAGTTTCAATCTCATTGCTGTGGACCGTGGCTCTCCTCCCAGGAGTGGGACCACAGAAGTCCATATTATTGTTGTAGATGTAAATGACAACTCTCCTGTCTTCACACAGAAAATCTATGTTGGGCAGGTTTTGGAAAACACACCAGAGGGCTCTGTGGTTCTAAGAGTGGTGGCAACGGATCGGGATATAGGCGTTAACGGGGACATTTCCTATCAGTTCAGCCAAGCAGTGAGTCAGACCGACAACTCGTTCACAATTGACTCTACGACTGGTGAAATTAAACTCACAAAGCCTCTGGACTTTGAGGCAGCAGAGACTCACGAGCTCAGTGTGAGGGCCAGAGATGGAGGGGGACTCTCAGCAATCTGCAAAGTGTTGGTGGAGGTGGTGGATGTGAATGACAATGCCTCGGAGCTGGTGGTCAGTTCCTTCAGCAGTCCCCTCCCCGAGAACACAGCGCCCGGCACGGTGGTTGCCCTCTTTACGGTCAGGGACCGGGATTCTGGTGCCAACGGGAAGATCTCCTGTGCCCTCGAGGATCAGCTCTTCTTCTCCCTGCGGCCAGCCTATAAGAATTACTATGAGGTGGTGACAGTGAGCGCGCTGGACCGCGAGGAGACGGCTCAGTACATCCTGACTGTCACAGCCGCAGATACGGGGTCACCTCCTCTCACTACCACCCAGACCTTCACCGTGGACATCTCGGATGTCAATGACAATGCCCCTGTGTTCAACCAGACGTCATACACCATGTATGTGCGTGAGAACAACGTCCCCACGGTGTTTGTTGGAGCCGTCAGTGCTGCAGATGCTGACGTGGGGCTCAATGCCAAGGTGACCTATTCCCTGGCCCCAGTGCAACCGGCAGAGCGGCCTTCCTGCTCCTGCATCTCTGTGAACTCCGAGAACGGACACGTCTTTGTGCTGCGGCCCCTGGACTACGAGCAGTTGAGGCAGACCGAGGTCACAGTCAGTGCCTCTGACGCGGGGTCCCCTCCCCTCAGAGCCAACGTCACCCTCCGCCTTGTGGTGCTGGACGAGAATGACAATGCCCCGCTCGTGCtctacccagcccaggacagcagccCACCGTCCAGTGAGCTGGTGCCCGTGTCGGCTGAGGCGGGCTACCTCGTCACCAAAGTGGTGGCCGTCGATGCCGACTCGGGACAGAACTCGTGGCTCTCGTACCACCTGCTGAGGGCCAGCGACCCCGGGCTGTTTAGGGTGAGTGCCCAAAGCGGGGAGGTGCGTCTGAGGAGGCCGGTGACAGAGAGAGACACCGTGAAGCAGAAGCTCGTTGTCCTGGTGAGAGACAACGGGAAGCCCCCACTGTCAGCCACCGCAGCTCTGAGCGCACTCCTGCTCAAGGACTTCTCAGACGTGCGCCTCCCGCACAGCAGCAGCGCCGCCACAGAGGATGAGGGCGGCTCCCTGACCACCTATTTAATCATTTCCTTGGTCTTTGTCtcactcctcttcctcatctccACCGCCGTCTTTGTCGCTCGCAAGGTGTGCAAGAGGCAGGAGCTGAAGGCTGGCCATGTGCTTTATGGTGCCGACAACTTGCAGAGCGGCCTGGCCGATGCAGCCGCTGCAGGGACCCTGCCCCACGCCTATTGCTACGAGATCAGCCTCACAACGGGCTCGGGCAACAGCGAGTTCAAATTCCTCAAGCCCatcctccccagcctgccacCACAGCACAGCGCTGTGGGCCAGGGCCCTGATGATGAACAGGATttcccctgtgtccctgtgagcACAGAGGACATGGCACCAGACAATCCCGGGACTCTCTCTGCAGGACACTTCAACACCCTTTCCTTTAACTAG